In Selenomonas sp. TAMA-11512, a genomic segment contains:
- a CDS encoding coenzyme F(420) biosynthesis enzyme has protein sequence MKKIVQFMLFLGLMVLFVPTALANASKENVVEGADLTNVRRIAIAAPLYTPVKDDPTKEQLLQYAYGARDVARTYVVSYDEVVADILKDTGIDIQSLDRREAAKAYRDYVGRVADAYVVITVANNSRTVFFFDLYRAGTNELLYTFQIAANRSQEDNEETYTILSEQFYKNFERAANRQLKNKD, from the coding sequence ATGAAAAAAATTGTACAGTTTATGCTCTTTTTAGGTCTCATGGTGCTTTTTGTTCCGACTGCGTTGGCAAATGCGAGCAAGGAAAATGTCGTTGAGGGAGCGGATTTGACAAACGTTCGCCGCATCGCTATTGCCGCACCGCTCTATACGCCCGTCAAGGATGACCCTACAAAAGAGCAGCTGCTTCAGTACGCCTATGGTGCCCGTGATGTCGCTCGAACCTATGTGGTATCGTATGATGAAGTCGTCGCTGACATCCTGAAAGACACGGGAATCGATATCCAATCGCTTGATCGCAGAGAGGCTGCAAAGGCATATAGAGATTATGTCGGCCGCGTCGCAGATGCGTATGTCGTCATAACGGTTGCGAATAACAGCCGTACGGTGTTCTTCTTTGATCTCTATCGTGCCGGCACGAATGAACTCCTCTATACCTTCCAGATTGCAGCAAATAGAAGCCAGGAAGACAATGAAGAGACGTATACGATTCTTTCCGAGCAGTTCTACAAAAACTTTGAGCGCGCAGCGAACAGACAGCTCAAGAATAAGGACTGA
- the dapA gene encoding 4-hydroxy-tetrahydrodipicolinate synthase, with product MKEPVFRGAGVAIITPFTEDGINFDVLGEIIEDQIKGGTDAIIITGTTGESATMSDEEHRAAIKYAVDKVAGRIPVVAGTGSNETRYAIELSTYAAEVGADGLLLVSPYYNKATQKGLIAHFTAIADAAKLPCIIYNIPSRAGVNVEPETLAQLSKHPFIYGVKEASGNLSAIAKIRYLAEKDFAIYSGNDDQILPILSIGGQGVISVLSNVAPKPTHDMCRLYFDGKAKEAGELQIAYLDLINALFIEVNPIPVKAAMKLMGYNAGPLRLPLTPMEEVHLEVLKTAMKKHGII from the coding sequence GTGAAAGAACCGGTCTTCAGAGGTGCAGGTGTTGCGATCATAACACCTTTTACGGAAGATGGCATAAACTTTGATGTCCTTGGTGAGATTATTGAAGACCAGATCAAAGGCGGTACCGATGCCATCATCATCACAGGTACAACCGGCGAATCTGCTACGATGAGCGATGAAGAGCATCGAGCGGCGATCAAATATGCAGTGGATAAAGTTGCCGGCCGGATCCCCGTTGTTGCCGGTACAGGTTCCAATGAAACACGCTACGCAATCGAGCTCTCCACATACGCTGCGGAAGTGGGCGCGGATGGCCTGCTCCTCGTATCGCCTTACTACAACAAGGCTACGCAGAAGGGCTTGATAGCGCATTTTACAGCGATTGCGGATGCGGCGAAGCTCCCCTGCATCATCTATAACATTCCCTCGCGTGCGGGAGTCAACGTTGAGCCGGAAACACTGGCGCAGCTTTCCAAGCACCCCTTCATCTATGGCGTTAAAGAAGCGAGCGGCAACCTCTCCGCGATTGCGAAGATCCGTTACCTCGCGGAGAAGGATTTTGCCATTTATTCCGGGAATGATGATCAGATTCTGCCGATTCTCTCCATTGGAGGACAGGGCGTCATCTCGGTGCTCTCCAATGTCGCGCCGAAGCCGACGCATGACATGTGCCGGCTGTATTTCGATGGAAAGGCAAAGGAAGCGGGCGAGCTTCAGATTGCGTACCTCGACTTGATCAATGCGCTCTTCATTGAGGTCAATCCAATTCCGGTCAAGGCGGCGATGAAGCTCATGGGATATAATGCAGGTCCCTTGCGTCTGCCGCTGACGCCCATGGAAGAAGTCCATCTGGAAGTGTTGAAAACAGCCATGAAGAAGCATGGCATTATCTGA